A single genomic interval of Streptococcus suis harbors:
- a CDS encoding ABC transporter substrate-binding protein produces MKKGLLKCGALCLFASVILAACGSSSGTSSSSEKAASGDDTVLEFYHGYHHSEEEWPAAKVMRDLYDEFAKKHATGDVEFKPTPVNGSLTDIMNNKVASGEFPDMIDLAGNDVSLAAIEQSLVLDLKPYIDDNGLEKNVGLNYTQNDVNGKIYTVHDQLLTLGLWYNADIFSKAGAKTPDQWTKWSDFTEAMALVRKQGVYAFGAGEPAIRLFNTVLGSSEAGRKLLEGPLTSEGIDSKEFAEALKLVMTEVQANGSANAGGDANVYSTDFTENKSAVFFNGVWAAGGLKDNAALKPGLYAGNVAISSAGGGITISSKLSEEEEKLALEFVKYMTSDEVQTTIFEKVGANPASQAIDTAQIASGSDDATVKLLGEATSMANNADVTVPTVVSVWGGDVRTAIINALTESAADGVNIDQKVKETQDILKALIG; encoded by the coding sequence ATGAAAAAAGGTTTGTTGAAATGCGGAGCATTGTGTTTATTTGCTTCAGTGATTCTAGCTGCTTGCGGATCGTCATCAGGAACTAGTTCAAGTTCTGAAAAAGCAGCAAGTGGTGATGATACAGTTTTAGAGTTCTATCATGGCTATCACCATAGCGAAGAAGAATGGCCAGCTGCTAAAGTTATGCGTGATCTTTATGATGAATTTGCGAAAAAACATGCAACCGGTGATGTTGAATTTAAACCAACTCCTGTGAACGGAAGCTTGACAGACATTATGAATAACAAGGTTGCAAGTGGCGAGTTTCCAGATATGATTGACTTGGCTGGTAACGATGTTTCGCTAGCAGCTATTGAACAAAGTTTGGTTCTGGATTTGAAACCATATATCGATGATAATGGATTGGAAAAAAATGTTGGTCTAAACTATACACAAAATGATGTGAACGGAAAAATCTATACAGTCCACGACCAATTATTAACCTTAGGTCTTTGGTACAATGCAGATATTTTCTCAAAAGCTGGGGCTAAAACTCCTGACCAATGGACCAAGTGGAGTGATTTTACTGAAGCTATGGCCTTGGTTCGTAAACAAGGAGTATATGCCTTTGGTGCAGGAGAGCCGGCAATTCGTCTCTTTAACACTGTACTTGGCTCATCTGAAGCTGGCCGTAAACTATTAGAAGGTCCTCTAACTTCTGAAGGAATTGATTCAAAAGAATTTGCAGAAGCACTTAAATTGGTTATGACAGAAGTGCAAGCAAACGGTTCAGCTAATGCAGGCGGCGATGCCAACGTTTATTCAACTGATTTTACTGAAAATAAATCAGCAGTCTTCTTCAACGGTGTATGGGCTGCAGGTGGTTTGAAAGATAATGCAGCTTTGAAACCAGGATTGTACGCTGGTAATGTTGCGATTAGTTCAGCTGGTGGCGGTATTACAATTTCAAGTAAACTATCTGAGGAAGAAGAAAAACTTGCATTGGAATTTGTAAAATACATGACCAGTGACGAGGTTCAAACTACAATTTTCGAAAAAGTGGGAGCGAACCCAGCTAGCCAAGCGATTGATACTGCTCAAATTGCAAGCGGTTCTGACGACGCTACTGTAAAACTCTTAGGTGAAGCGACATCTATGGCAAACAATGCAGATGTAACTGTTCCTACTGTTGTATCTGTTTGGGGTGGTGACGTTCGTACTGCAATTATCAACGCATTGACCGAAAGTGCTGCTGACGGTGTCAATATCGATCAGAAAGTAAAAGAAACACAAGACATCTTGAAAGCCCTTATCGGCTAA
- a CDS encoding rhamnulokinase, producing MKTVLAIDLGATSGRGILYSIENGKLISREVHRFNNSIQKVKGRLCWDIESLVKSVKKCIRISQEQSELSSVGIDTWGVDFALLDVNGEMIAQPVSYRDRRTESILDEIARYSSLNDLYFKTGNQLMEINTLFQLIACKSQTPEEYFKADKLLMISDYLNFVLTGEVAIERSIASTMQMINPLTQDWNHEILKTFEISELLLPKLVSEGNILGSISDEILNNEITVINVCQHDTASAVAAIPHEEENLLYVSCGTWSLIGTELKGPILTDSALKYNFTNEAGYDGTTRFLKNCTGLWIIEELKKSFLKLGKDFSYDEITEMVNNVESCVPTFDTDASTFASPGNMIEKIVCYFSDKGIKVSTDPAILFKIVYQSLAEKYKEVIIQLEEITGNIYKRIDLIGGGSKSEYFSQLVADVTGKTVVTGLYEATSIGNALVQFKALGYVEDMKEAKKLVKESITFNHFYPKKEEKNDTLS from the coding sequence ATGAAAACTGTATTGGCTATTGACCTTGGAGCTACGTCGGGAAGAGGAATCCTATATTCTATTGAAAATGGAAAACTGATTTCGAGAGAAGTTCATCGATTCAACAATTCAATACAAAAAGTGAAGGGAAGACTGTGTTGGGATATAGAAAGCTTGGTAAAAAGTGTTAAAAAATGTATCAGAATTTCTCAAGAACAGTCAGAATTATCTTCTGTTGGAATTGATACATGGGGTGTTGATTTTGCATTATTGGATGTAAATGGAGAAATGATTGCTCAACCAGTATCCTATCGAGATAGGCGAACTGAATCAATATTAGATGAGATTGCAAGATATTCTTCTCTAAATGATTTGTATTTTAAAACGGGTAATCAGTTGATGGAGATTAACACACTATTTCAATTGATTGCTTGTAAATCTCAAACTCCCGAAGAATATTTCAAAGCTGATAAACTGTTAATGATTTCAGATTACTTAAATTTTGTATTGACAGGTGAGGTCGCAATTGAAAGAAGCATTGCTTCCACAATGCAAATGATTAACCCATTGACACAAGACTGGAATCATGAAATTTTAAAAACATTTGAAATTTCAGAATTACTTTTACCGAAACTAGTATCCGAAGGAAATATACTTGGTAGTATATCGGACGAAATATTGAATAATGAAATAACAGTAATCAATGTCTGTCAGCATGATACAGCAAGTGCGGTAGCAGCGATTCCACATGAAGAGGAAAACTTACTCTATGTCTCTTGTGGAACTTGGTCACTTATCGGGACAGAACTGAAAGGCCCAATACTTACCGATAGTGCACTGAAGTATAATTTCACAAATGAAGCTGGCTATGATGGGACTACTAGATTTTTGAAAAATTGTACTGGACTTTGGATTATTGAAGAATTAAAAAAATCGTTCTTAAAATTAGGAAAAGATTTTTCATACGACGAAATTACAGAGATGGTGAACAATGTGGAAAGTTGTGTTCCAACATTTGACACAGATGCTTCGACATTCGCAAGTCCAGGTAACATGATTGAAAAAATTGTCTGTTATTTTTCAGATAAGGGGATAAAAGTATCAACAGACCCAGCGATTCTATTTAAGATAGTTTATCAAAGTTTGGCTGAAAAATATAAAGAAGTCATCATACAATTGGAAGAGATAACAGGGAACATCTATAAGAGAATTGACTTAATAGGCGGTGGTTCCAAGTCAGAATATTTCTCACAATTAGTAGCAGATGTTACAGGTAAGACGGTGGTTACTGGTCTGTATGAAGCAACCTCAATCGGTAATGCCCTCGTTCAATTTAAGGCACTTGGCTATGTTGAAGATATGAAAGAAGCCAAGAAACTTGTAAAAGAGTCTATAACATTTAACCATTTTTATCCAAAGAAGGAGGAAAAAAATGACACTTTATCCTAA
- a CDS encoding plasmid mobilization protein, which translates to MEKRTRPNQLKIRLSDKELSQVRQKYGQSRSKSMRHFVLKCIFETSIYEVDMQPFRELQHLLSKTSTNVNQIAKKVNTYSRVYKEDIMTLQNEILFFNVIVKCNKKQYICNIMYCFYFI; encoded by the coding sequence ATGGAAAAACGTACTAGACCAAACCAATTAAAAATTCGACTTTCGGATAAAGAACTCTCTCAAGTGCGACAAAAATATGGACAATCTCGGTCAAAATCAATGCGGCATTTCGTCCTCAAGTGTATCTTTGAAACATCGATTTATGAAGTCGATATGCAACCATTTAGAGAGTTACAACATCTCCTTTCCAAGACCTCCACTAATGTCAACCAAATTGCCAAGAAGGTCAATACTTACTCCCGTGTTTATAAAGAGGACATTATGACACTCCAAAACGAAATACTTTTCTTTAATGTTATAGTAAAATGTAACAAAAAACAGTACATTTGTAATATAATGTACTGTTTTTATTTCATTTAG
- a CDS encoding alpha-L-fucosidase: MTKNSLQEINKRTEWFQKDRFGMFIHWGLYSIPGKGEWIRSHQQLSIDDYQPYFEAFNPVKYNPREWAKAAKAAGMKYMVLTAKHHDGFCLFDSAYTDYKSTNTQIRKDLVAEFVESVREEGLKVGLYFSLIDWYHPDYPKYGDMIHPMRENEAFKDEKIDFDNYLTFLHNQVEEIVTKYGKLDILWFDYSYGEMFGEKWRATDLINLVRKHQPDVVVDNRLETSGEGFGSIVTDEINIYSGDFVSPEQLVPHKGIRNIHGEPIPWELCLTMNNNWAYNPTDHFYKSSKTLIRKLVECVSKNGNMILNVGPDALGVLNQESQDILSDFGKWLDKNGESIYGCGVSSLPKPEWGYYTQKGNTVYAHVFEQPIGPLALIGIDESKVKRMSFLHDGSEVKISKSWTTNAYEGICFAQYGDIPHFTYPLPDSIDSVIKIELVGDDSED, from the coding sequence ATGACAAAAAATAGTTTACAAGAAATTAACAAACGTACAGAGTGGTTCCAAAAAGACCGCTTTGGAATGTTCATTCACTGGGGGCTCTATTCAATCCCTGGAAAAGGGGAGTGGATCCGCAGTCATCAACAATTATCCATTGATGACTATCAGCCATATTTTGAAGCATTTAATCCTGTAAAGTACAATCCGAGAGAGTGGGCGAAGGCAGCAAAAGCAGCAGGTATGAAATATATGGTCTTGACCGCCAAGCACCATGATGGATTTTGCTTGTTTGACTCAGCCTATACTGACTACAAATCTACAAATACACAAATCAGGAAAGACTTAGTAGCTGAATTTGTTGAATCAGTACGAGAAGAAGGATTAAAAGTAGGTCTATACTTCAGTCTGATAGACTGGTATCATCCAGATTATCCGAAATATGGCGATATGATTCATCCTATGCGTGAGAATGAAGCCTTTAAAGATGAGAAGATTGACTTTGACAACTACTTGACTTTCTTACACAATCAAGTGGAAGAAATCGTAACCAAGTATGGCAAACTGGATATTCTATGGTTTGACTATTCTTACGGAGAAATGTTCGGCGAGAAATGGCGTGCAACAGATTTGATTAATCTTGTACGCAAGCATCAACCAGATGTGGTTGTAGATAATCGGTTAGAAACATCAGGAGAAGGATTTGGAAGTATTGTAACAGATGAAATCAATATCTATTCTGGAGACTTTGTTAGTCCTGAGCAGCTTGTTCCGCACAAAGGGATTAGAAATATCCACGGCGAGCCAATTCCTTGGGAACTTTGCTTAACAATGAATAATAACTGGGCCTACAATCCTACGGATCATTTCTACAAATCGTCCAAGACACTTATTCGTAAGTTGGTTGAGTGTGTAAGTAAGAATGGGAATATGATTCTGAATGTAGGTCCAGATGCACTAGGTGTTCTCAATCAAGAAAGTCAAGATATTTTAAGTGATTTTGGAAAATGGTTAGATAAGAATGGTGAGTCTATTTATGGTTGTGGCGTTAGTTCATTACCTAAACCAGAATGGGGCTACTATACTCAAAAAGGGAACACGGTGTATGCTCATGTCTTCGAACAGCCAATTGGCCCTCTTGCCCTGATTGGTATCGATGAAAGCAAAGTCAAAAGAATGAGTTTCCTCCATGATGGAAGTGAAGTGAAGATTTCTAAGAGTTGGACCACTAATGCGTATGAAGGGATTTGCTTTGCACAGTATGGTGATATTCCTCACTTTACTTATCCATTGCCAGATAGCATTGATAGTGTGATAAAAATTGAATTAGTAGGTGATGATAGTGAAGATTGA
- a CDS encoding L-fucose isomerase, whose translation MTLYPKIGIRPTIDGRQGGVRESLEEKTMQMALAAKDLIESNLRYADGTPVQCLLASRTIGGQGDAGIVYDEFARDNVVATLSVTPSWCYGTETMDMDPHTIKAIWGFNGTERPGAVYLAAAMSGYAQKGYPAFKIYGHDVQDLDDNSIPADVAEKILLFAKGAIAAGQMKGKSYVNIGASSMGIAGSQVTTSFFEDYLGMLVEFVDMTEILRRMELEIYDKEEYEKALAWTREYCKEGVDINVGKEFPEVITKSKVIPADKDWEFIAKQTLIIRDILFGNPRLAEIGWEEEARGRNAISGGFQGQRQWTDWLPNGDFAEAILASTFDWNGPRPVTAFATENDTLNATAMLFGTLLTNKAPIFSDVRTYWSPEAVKRVTGQELTGRAKDGILHLINSGASALDGSAAARDEAGQPTMKEFWNMTEEDIKACLEATDWCRANYEYFRGGGYSSHFKTQGELPVTLIRVNLVKGVGPSLQIAEGYTCPLDDEVHRILDERTDKTWPTTWFAPNLGEPGFETVYDVMNHWGSNHGAFVHGHIGAEVITLASMLRIPVALHNIPRERIFRPSIFDGVGTKDLEAADFKMCEVLGPLYSK comes from the coding sequence ATGACACTTTATCCTAAAATTGGAATCCGTCCGACTATTGATGGTCGACAGGGCGGTGTAAGGGAATCCTTAGAAGAAAAAACCATGCAAATGGCTCTGGCTGCTAAGGATTTGATTGAGTCCAATTTGCGTTACGCAGACGGAACCCCTGTTCAATGTTTGCTGGCCAGTCGAACCATTGGTGGTCAAGGGGATGCAGGGATTGTCTATGATGAGTTTGCTCGTGACAATGTAGTTGCAACCTTATCTGTCACACCAAGTTGGTGCTATGGAACAGAAACCATGGATATGGATCCACATACGATTAAAGCTATTTGGGGCTTTAATGGGACAGAGCGGCCTGGAGCAGTTTATCTAGCCGCAGCCATGAGTGGCTACGCTCAAAAGGGTTACCCAGCATTCAAGATTTATGGTCATGATGTTCAGGATCTGGATGACAATAGCATTCCTGCAGATGTGGCTGAAAAAATCTTGCTATTTGCCAAGGGAGCCATTGCTGCTGGTCAGATGAAAGGCAAGTCCTATGTCAACATTGGAGCTTCTTCAATGGGAATTGCGGGTTCTCAGGTTACCACTTCCTTCTTTGAAGACTATCTGGGAATGTTGGTCGAATTTGTGGACATGACTGAGATTCTTCGCCGTATGGAGTTGGAAATCTACGATAAAGAAGAATATGAAAAAGCTCTTGCTTGGACTAGGGAATATTGCAAAGAAGGTGTTGACATCAATGTAGGAAAGGAATTCCCAGAAGTGATTACCAAGTCTAAGGTGATTCCAGCAGACAAGGATTGGGAATTTATTGCCAAGCAAACCTTGATTATCCGAGATATTCTCTTTGGAAATCCTCGCTTAGCAGAGATTGGCTGGGAAGAGGAAGCTCGTGGCAGAAATGCAATTTCAGGTGGTTTCCAAGGTCAACGTCAGTGGACAGACTGGTTGCCAAACGGTGATTTTGCTGAAGCGATTCTGGCTTCCACTTTTGACTGGAATGGTCCACGTCCTGTGACTGCCTTTGCAACAGAAAATGATACTTTGAATGCGACCGCCATGTTATTTGGAACCCTCCTAACCAATAAGGCTCCAATTTTCTCTGATGTTCGGACTTATTGGAGCCCAGAGGCGGTCAAACGGGTGACAGGTCAAGAGCTAACAGGTAGGGCTAAGGATGGCATCCTCCACCTTATTAACTCAGGAGCTTCAGCTCTTGATGGAAGTGCAGCAGCACGAGATGAAGCTGGTCAGCCAACCATGAAAGAGTTCTGGAATATGACAGAGGAGGATATAAAAGCCTGTCTGGAAGCGACAGATTGGTGTCGAGCAAACTATGAATATTTCCGAGGAGGTGGCTATTCTTCTCACTTCAAGACTCAGGGGGAACTTCCTGTGACCTTGATTCGTGTCAATCTAGTCAAGGGTGTTGGTCCAAGTTTACAAATTGCAGAAGGCTACACCTGTCCATTGGATGATGAAGTGCACCGTATCTTGGATGAACGGACAGATAAAACTTGGCCAACAACCTGGTTTGCTCCGAATCTTGGAGAACCTGGTTTTGAAACCGTCTATGATGTCATGAACCATTGGGGTTCTAACCACGGTGCCTTTGTTCATGGGCACATTGGTGCAGAAGTTATCACTCTGGCTAGTATGTTGCGAATTCCTGTAGCCCTCCACAATATTCCAAGGGAACGAATTTTCCGTCCAAGCATTTTTGATGGTGTCGGTACTAAGGATTTGGAAGCGGCAGATTTCAAGATGTGTGAGGTTTTAGGACCGCTATATAGTAAATAG
- a CDS encoding carbohydrate ABC transporter permease, translating into MAKKTMTLQNRKALKQRFIFLFLLPTLVCFFLFYFYSVVTIFATSFTKWDYTNLTSPEFLGFGNLFANYKYIFSEYPFFLEALKNSITWAIIGVVVQVPLALSVAIALSKKLAGWKLSRNLYIIPSIISSAAMGLIFLQIYNPNYGVVNQVTRFFNPEFSDAILLTPGLNIIAMTCAYIFFAGTSTIMILGQIFAIPQEIHEAAILDNITGWRREWYITIPMIKETLKTVSIMAATSGFLLYNEVFFLTNGAAGTKSISFIIRELAVSSSRTQYARANTIGVIQILGGMLIILCINLIFKEGKRRK; encoded by the coding sequence ATGGCAAAGAAAACCATGACCTTACAAAATAGGAAGGCACTGAAACAACGATTTATTTTTCTATTTTTACTCCCGACATTAGTTTGTTTCTTTCTCTTCTACTTTTATTCGGTGGTAACTATTTTTGCAACATCCTTTACTAAGTGGGATTATACGAATTTAACCAGCCCAGAATTTCTAGGTTTTGGCAATCTTTTTGCCAACTATAAGTACATTTTTAGTGAATATCCTTTCTTTTTGGAAGCACTGAAAAATTCAATTACATGGGCAATTATAGGTGTAGTAGTTCAAGTCCCATTAGCTTTATCAGTTGCTATTGCCTTATCAAAAAAATTGGCTGGTTGGAAACTATCTCGAAACCTTTATATCATACCTAGTATTATTTCTAGTGCCGCAATGGGTTTGATTTTTCTTCAAATCTACAATCCAAATTATGGAGTAGTTAACCAAGTTACCCGCTTTTTTAACCCTGAATTTTCGGATGCGATTTTATTGACACCTGGCTTGAATATTATTGCGATGACTTGTGCTTATATTTTCTTTGCAGGGACATCGACAATAATGATATTGGGTCAAATCTTCGCCATTCCACAAGAGATCCATGAAGCAGCAATACTAGATAACATTACAGGGTGGAGAAGAGAATGGTATATCACCATTCCAATGATAAAAGAAACATTAAAGACAGTTTCGATTATGGCCGCAACTTCGGGTTTCCTATTGTATAACGAAGTATTCTTCCTAACAAATGGTGCAGCTGGAACAAAAAGTATCAGTTTTATCATAAGGGAGTTAGCGGTATCTAGTTCTCGTACACAATATGCCAGAGCTAACACTATAGGTGTGATTCAGATTTTAGGCGGAATGCTAATCATTTTGTGTATCAATCTGATATTCAAAGAAGGTAAACGTAGAAAGTGA
- a CDS encoding IS110 family transposase — MFHFTTLFIGMDVHKESFSLCYYDMMANQFKHSTKVGPNVSYIVNYVNELRRLYGQDAEVLCGYEAGCLGFTLYHQLQAHGIPCIVMAPTTVMKEGSKRVKTDKKDAAQLAKALAFRSYRPVHIPTVEDEQVKEYIRMRTDHKVALKKIKQQILAFCLRHDFRYTEGSSNWTQKHVRWLRSLNPDGLYAEILTEYLLTYEKLVDQIERYDARIEQLGQSDSYQEKVSRLSCFIGIKTLTALSIVTEIGDFNRFATAQHFASYLGLTPSENSSGDKERRGAITKAGNSHVRRLLIEAAQSLAKGTIGYKSKELKRRQSGNRVEVIAYADKANERLRRRYRTLVLGKNKKQNVAKTAIARELSGFIWGMMTGRIA; from the coding sequence ATGTTTCATTTTACCACACTTTTCATCGGAATGGATGTTCACAAAGAAAGTTTTTCACTCTGCTATTATGATATGATGGCGAATCAATTCAAACATAGCACTAAAGTTGGTCCAAATGTTAGCTATATTGTGAACTATGTGAATGAGCTTCGTCGTTTATATGGTCAAGATGCAGAAGTGTTATGTGGCTACGAAGCCGGATGTCTTGGATTTACCCTATATCACCAGCTACAAGCTCACGGGATCCCCTGTATCGTGATGGCGCCTACAACGGTGATGAAGGAAGGATCTAAGCGTGTTAAGACTGATAAAAAAGATGCAGCTCAGCTCGCAAAAGCTCTGGCCTTTCGTAGCTATCGGCCTGTTCATATTCCTACTGTTGAGGATGAACAAGTCAAAGAATATATCCGCATGAGAACAGACCACAAAGTGGCTCTGAAGAAAATCAAACAACAAATTCTTGCCTTCTGTCTCCGACATGATTTTCGCTATACCGAGGGAAGCAGTAATTGGACACAGAAACATGTCCGCTGGCTCCGTTCCCTAAATCCTGATGGACTTTACGCAGAGATTTTGACAGAATATCTATTGACCTATGAGAAATTAGTAGATCAAATAGAACGGTATGATGCACGAATTGAGCAACTGGGTCAAAGCGACAGTTACCAAGAGAAGGTCTCACGGCTTTCTTGCTTTATTGGCATTAAAACACTAACTGCTCTTTCCATTGTGACAGAAATCGGTGATTTTAATCGCTTTGCGACAGCTCAACATTTTGCTTCTTATCTTGGGCTAACTCCTAGCGAAAATTCTAGCGGCGACAAGGAGAGAAGAGGTGCTATCACCAAAGCTGGGAATAGCCATGTGAGACGACTTCTGATAGAAGCTGCACAATCATTGGCTAAGGGGACGATTGGGTATAAATCCAAAGAATTGAAAAGGAGACAAAGTGGAAACCGAGTGGAGGTGATTGCTTATGCGGATAAGGCTAATGAACGCTTAAGAAGACGTTATCGCACACTTGTTCTAGGAAAAAATAAGAAACAAAATGTTGCTAAAACAGCTATTGCACGAGAATTGTCTGGTTTTATTTGGGGGATGATGACAGGAAGAATAGCTTGA
- a CDS encoding carbohydrate ABC transporter permease: MDNRLNGLSKSGKLIIYIYMAITCLISVFPILWIFLSSLKADPMKNPGISLPTDLSFDGYIKVFTELHVLDYFWNSFKVVSISVIISIIMISMSSYVIARMDFRGKKLITAMLYSTLFIPATAMTFPVYRLVNVLGIYNTPVALIFVYSCSGIAMSFFIIKNYFAIIPKELEEAAEIDGASYAQTFWKVMLPIARPGILTAAILAFINNWNEYYWASMLIINKDELTVPALLGQFTTSFNTNYNGLFSAIVVIILPPILLFAFASKYFIEALGGGAVKG, encoded by the coding sequence ATGGACAATCGTTTGAATGGCCTTTCTAAGTCAGGGAAATTAATTATTTACATCTATATGGCTATTACTTGTTTAATTTCAGTGTTTCCAATTTTATGGATATTTCTATCCTCATTAAAAGCGGATCCTATGAAAAATCCAGGCATTAGTTTGCCAACTGATTTAAGTTTTGATGGTTATATCAAGGTTTTTACTGAGTTACATGTATTGGACTATTTTTGGAACAGTTTTAAAGTTGTTTCCATATCTGTGATTATCAGTATTATCATGATTTCCATGTCATCTTATGTTATTGCTCGGATGGATTTCCGTGGGAAAAAGCTGATAACAGCAATGTTGTACTCCACTCTATTTATCCCTGCAACAGCTATGACTTTCCCTGTCTATCGTTTGGTAAATGTTTTGGGGATATATAATACGCCAGTAGCTCTGATTTTTGTCTACTCTTGTAGCGGTATTGCCATGAGTTTCTTTATCATAAAGAATTACTTTGCAATAATACCTAAGGAGTTGGAAGAAGCTGCTGAAATTGATGGAGCGAGCTATGCCCAGACATTTTGGAAAGTAATGTTACCTATTGCTAGACCTGGTATTTTAACAGCAGCAATTTTAGCTTTTATAAATAACTGGAATGAATACTATTGGGCATCAATGTTGATCATCAATAAAGATGAGCTGACGGTTCCAGCCTTGCTTGGTCAATTCACAACTAGCTTTAATACTAACTATAATGGTCTCTTTTCAGCAATTGTTGTGATTATCTTACCACCAATTTTACTATTTGCATTTGCAAGTAAATACTTTATTGAAGCCCTTGGAGGAGGAGCAGTAAAAGGATGA
- a CDS encoding L-fuculose-phosphate aldolase: protein MFMEKERKELIKYGKKLVTEGLTKGTGGNLSVFNREKGLMAITPSGIDFFEIKEEDIVIMDLEGQVVEGEKLPSSEWYMHLIQYQQREDLDAVIHAHTTYGTVLAVLREPLPASHYMIAVAGKDVRVAEYATYGTKELAENAAEAMKDRRAVFLANHGILAGAQDLLNAFNIIEEVEYCSKIYCVAKSMGEPVILPDEEMELMAEKFKTYGQRK from the coding sequence ATGTTCATGGAAAAAGAAAGAAAGGAACTTATAAAGTACGGCAAAAAGTTAGTTACTGAAGGCTTAACCAAAGGTACTGGTGGGAATCTGAGCGTATTTAACCGTGAAAAAGGTCTAATGGCAATCACTCCATCTGGAATTGATTTCTTTGAAATCAAGGAAGAAGATATCGTCATCATGGACTTGGAAGGACAAGTAGTCGAAGGTGAAAAGCTTCCTTCTAGTGAGTGGTATATGCACCTGATTCAATACCAGCAACGAGAAGACCTTGATGCAGTCATTCATGCCCATACCACTTATGGAACTGTTTTGGCAGTACTAAGAGAGCCGTTACCAGCTAGCCATTATATGATTGCGGTAGCTGGTAAAGATGTCCGAGTAGCAGAATATGCCACATATGGGACTAAGGAATTGGCTGAAAATGCTGCGGAGGCTATGAAAGACAGACGTGCAGTCTTTCTTGCCAACCACGGTATCTTGGCTGGTGCTCAAGACTTACTAAATGCCTTCAATATCATTGAGGAGGTTGAATACTGTTCAAAAATTTATTGTGTTGCTAAAAGCATGGGTGAACCAGTCATCCTCCCAGATGAAGAAATGGAATTGATGGCTGAAAAATTTAAAACTTACGGACAAAGGAAATAA
- a CDS encoding DeoR/GlpR family DNA-binding transcription regulator: MSRDKRLKEITNILHSRKRIDVKQLEKLTFSSTSTLRRDLIYLEEQGLIKRKHGEVVLNAFNTVELAHSIRETENRSEKKIIAELAKDFVGPGMCIYLDSSTTVYELCPFLSTIDNLIIFTNGLNTAQLLSELSNPTMKIFVTGGEVKHHSASVVNHSMENSLLEHFSIDLAFCSARGIDEEYVYEASFSQAIAKKSIIDKAKETILLIDSSKFRMSGFFKINNLKQYKTIISDKLPDESLLTSAEKYEVEWIAD; this comes from the coding sequence ATGAGTAGAGATAAACGATTAAAAGAAATAACAAATATTCTTCACAGTAGAAAGAGAATAGATGTAAAACAACTTGAAAAATTAACTTTCTCAAGTACATCAACTCTTCGTAGAGATTTAATCTATCTTGAAGAACAAGGTCTCATCAAAAGAAAACATGGGGAAGTGGTGCTAAACGCATTTAATACCGTCGAACTTGCTCATAGTATCAGAGAGACTGAAAATAGGTCAGAAAAGAAAATCATTGCTGAGCTTGCAAAAGATTTTGTTGGACCAGGGATGTGTATATACTTGGATTCAAGTACAACGGTTTATGAATTATGTCCGTTCCTTTCAACAATTGACAATCTAATTATCTTTACGAATGGACTCAATACTGCTCAGTTGCTTTCTGAACTTTCTAATCCAACAATGAAAATATTTGTCACTGGCGGTGAGGTCAAACACCATTCTGCCTCAGTCGTAAACCATAGTATGGAAAATAGTCTTCTTGAACATTTTAGTATAGACCTTGCTTTTTGTTCTGCAAGGGGAATTGATGAAGAATATGTTTATGAAGCTTCTTTCAGTCAAGCCATTGCAAAAAAATCTATTATTGACAAGGCTAAAGAGACAATATTACTGATTGATAGTTCGAAATTTCGGATGTCCGGATTTTTCAAAATTAACAATCTGAAACAATATAAAACCATCATATCAGACAAGCTACCTGATGAATCCTTATTAACTTCTGCCGAAAAATATGAAGTTGAATGGATTGCCGACTAA